The genomic window GGTGAACGAAGGAGTCAGCTGCCACGGGTCGAGTCTACGTTCGGCCTCCGACATCGACCGCTGAAGTTCGCAGCCCGCGCCCAGTTCGACGCGCCGACCCGGGCGCGTCGCCGGGTGGTGGCATCCCCTCCGCCGATCGTCGCGGAGGGGCGCTCTCAGGCCCCGTCGCCGAGCAGCTCGAGGGCGTGCGCCAGATCCGCCGGGTAGGGCGATTCGAACTCGACCCACTCCCCCGTGCCGGGGTGCGTGAACGCCAGCCGATGCGCGTGCAGCCACTGCCGCGTCAGCCCGAGGCGCGCGGACAGGGTCGGGTCCGCGCCGTACAGCGGGTCTCCGGCGCAGGGGTGCCGGTGCGCCGCCATGTGCACGCGGATCTGATGAGTGCGGCCGGTCTCGAGGTGGATCTCGAGCAGAGAGGCGCGAGGGAAGGCCTCGAGCGTCTCGTAGTGGGTCACCGAGTCCTTGCCGTCCGGGGTCACGGCGAACTTCCACGAGTGGTGCGGATGCCGCCCGATCGGCGCGTCGATGGTGCCGGCGAGCGGGTCCGGGTGCCCCTGCACGACAGCGTGGTAGATCTTGTCGACCTCGCGCTCCTTGAAGGCGCTCTTGAGCAGCGTGTACGCGCGCTCGGTCTTGGCGACCACCATGAGCCCGCTCGTCCCCGCGTCGAGGCGGTGCACGACGCCGCGCCGCTCGGCGGGGCCGCTCGTGGCAATGCGGAATCCGGCCGCGGCGAGGGCCCCGAGCACGGTCGGACCGTCCCACCCCACGGAGGGGTGCGCGGCGACACCCGCGGGCTTGTCGACCACGACGATGTCGTCGTCGTCGTGCACGATCCCGAGGTCGGGGACCGCGACCGGCACGATCTCGGGTTCGCGCTTGGGCTCCCACTCGACGTTCAGCCAGGTGCCGGCGCGCAGACGATCGGAGCGCCCGGCCACCCGACCGTCGACGCTCACCCCGCCCGCGTCGGCGACCTCGGCCGCGAACGTGCGGGAGAACCCGAGCATCTTGGCCAGACCCTGGTCGATACGCGTCCCGTCGAGCCCGTCGGGAACGGGCAGGCTCCGCGACTCCATGTCAGCGGGCGCCCGGGTCGACCGGAGCATCGACCGCGCCGTCGGCGGACTCCGCCGCGGCTCGGGACGCCTTGGTCTCGCGCGAGCCGTCGAGCTTCAGCCCGAACAGCACGAGGACCGCCACCGAGATCATCATCGTGACGATGAACATGTCGGCGACGTTGTAGATCGCGGGCATCATCCAGGGTGTCGAGATGAAGTCCACGACGTGCCCCACGGGGAAGCCGGGTTCGCGGATGAGGCGGTCGGTGAGGTTGCCCAGCACACCGCCGAGGAGCAGCCCCAGAACGACTGCCCACAGACGCGAACGCACGCGACGGACGCCGAGGTAGACGATCACG from Microbacterium testaceum includes these protein-coding regions:
- a CDS encoding RluA family pseudouridine synthase, which translates into the protein MESRSLPVPDGLDGTRIDQGLAKMLGFSRTFAAEVADAGGVSVDGRVAGRSDRLRAGTWLNVEWEPKREPEIVPVAVPDLGIVHDDDDIVVVDKPAGVAAHPSVGWDGPTVLGALAAAGFRIATSGPAERRGVVHRLDAGTSGLMVVAKTERAYTLLKSAFKEREVDKIYHAVVQGHPDPLAGTIDAPIGRHPHHSWKFAVTPDGKDSVTHYETLEAFPRASLLEIHLETGRTHQIRVHMAAHRHPCAGDPLYGADPTLSARLGLTRQWLHAHRLAFTHPGTGEWVEFESPYPADLAHALELLGDGA
- the lspA gene encoding signal peptidase II — encoded protein: MRSRPPLRSAAAGVTIAILAVLVLAADQFAKNAAIAALPSERVVPIIGDFLQFYLVRNPGAAFSLGEGVTWVFTIALAVVACVIVYLGVRRVRSRLWAVVLGLLLGGVLGNLTDRLIREPGFPVGHVVDFISTPWMMPAIYNVADMFIVTMMISVAVLVLFGLKLDGSRETKASRAAAESADGAVDAPVDPGAR